The genomic interval TCTCCGCTGCCGAACGGTTATGTCCCAGGTGGATCACTTCCGCACCTTTTGTCTGCATAATGCGCCGCATAATGTTAATAGCTGCATCATGGCCATCAAAAAGGGAAGCCGCCGTAACGATACGGATCTTATGAGATGAATTGTCAGTCATATTGTTCTGGTGTTTGTACGTATTATGGCAACGTGGAGCCGATTAAGTCCGTAATTTACGAAAATCGTAACTGTGGAATATTCACACATTTTTTTATTTTACACCCTATTATTCACGTTTATGAGTTGCATTTCGTAGAAACAAAGGCAATCGTAATAGAAAATCTATATCAGAAATGGTGGCAAGACGAGATTTTATCAGGAACAGCAGTTTGCTGGCAGGCGCTGTGGCGCTGGGTTTTCCTAAATCGGTACTGAGTATGGCAACAGGGTATGTGTCCCAGCGACCGCCGCTGGCGCAACGTAAATTTACCAGCCAGGCCGTAGAAAAAACAATCGCTGCAATTAAGAAGGAGATCGCAGATCCGAAACTGGCCTGGATGTTCGAAAACTGTTTCCCAAACACACTGGACACTACCGTACAGTTCAAAGTGGAAAACGGCCGTCCGGATACCTTCGTGCTGACCGGCGACATCCACGCGATGTGGCTGCGCGACTCCACTGCACAGGTATGGCCTTACCTGTCACTGATAAAGGAAGATGATAAACTGAAACAACTGATTGCCGGGGTGGTGAACAGGCAGACGAAATGTATCCTGATCGATCCGTATGCGAATGCCTTCAATGAAGGCCCTACCGGTAGTGAATGGGATTCCGACCTGACAGAAATGAAGCCGGAGCTGCATGAGCGCAAATGGGAAATAGATTCCCTGTGTTATACTGTGCGCCTGGCTTATAACTACTGGAAAGAAAGTGGCGATGCCAGCGTGCTGGACGACAATTATAAAAAAGCGGCTAAGCTGATCGTTAAAACATTTAAGGAGCAGCAGCGTAAGGAAGGTAAAGGCCCTTACAAGTTCCAGCGTAAGACGCCGATCCAGTCCGACACTGTTCCAAACGGAGGATATGGCGCACCTATGCAGCCTGTAGGACTGATCGTGTCCATTTTCCGTCCGTCCGATGATGCGACCGTATTCCCTTTCCTGATCCCCTCCAATATGTTTGCTGTGGTATCACTGCG from Chitinophaga filiformis carries:
- a CDS encoding glycoside hydrolase family 125 protein; this encodes MVARRDFIRNSSLLAGAVALGFPKSVLSMATGYVSQRPPLAQRKFTSQAVEKTIAAIKKEIADPKLAWMFENCFPNTLDTTVQFKVENGRPDTFVLTGDIHAMWLRDSTAQVWPYLSLIKEDDKLKQLIAGVVNRQTKCILIDPYANAFNEGPTGSEWDSDLTEMKPELHERKWEIDSLCYTVRLAYNYWKESGDASVLDDNYKKAAKLIVKTFKEQQRKEGKGPYKFQRKTPIQSDTVPNGGYGAPMQPVGLIVSIFRPSDDATVFPFLIPSNMFAVVSLRQLSEISEVVFKDAAFAKECRDLAEEVDRAIKAYAIVEHPQLGHMYPLEVDGYGNRLFLDDTNVPSLLSIPYLGYTTADDPLYQNSRHFVWSTFHCWFYKGKYGDGVGSPHTGPDYIWPMSIIMKALTSSNPEEIAECLKTLRNTDGETGFIHESYHKDDPTKYTRKWFAWANTLFGELLMKVSKEHPELLKRQYA